The Halorhabdus sp. BNX81 genome includes a region encoding these proteins:
- the ribB gene encoding 3,4-dihydroxy-2-butanone-4-phosphate synthase, producing MTVIESDRDRSRFDDIETAIDAIEDGEMILLVDEKSREDEGDLYVPAEAVTPEHINFMLKHGRGLVCAPVAPEITDRLSLEQMVPTSENTEEMSTRFTVSVDAASTGTGISAYDRAETIQALVDPETEPADLDKPGHIFPLEAKSDGVLDREGHTEAAVDLARIAGYRPGGVICEVVDDDGTMAREDRLMEFADEHGLPIVTVADVLEYRHLTETLVSREVDTRLPTEFGTFDMYGYDYRGETHVALVNFEDVDPATDRPLVRIHSKCLTGDALHSLKCDCGFQLEETMQRISEEGGVLLYLDQEGRGIGLLNKLKAYELQEHGYDTVEANVELGFEPDERRFDAAAQMLRDIGLDRVRLLTNNPRKAAALERFDFDVEIDALQIEPNPENEAYLETKAEKLDHQLDVFNSD from the coding sequence ATGACAGTCATCGAATCGGATCGGGATCGCTCGCGCTTCGACGACATCGAGACCGCGATCGACGCCATCGAGGACGGCGAGATGATCCTGCTGGTCGACGAAAAGAGCCGTGAAGACGAAGGCGATCTGTACGTCCCGGCCGAAGCAGTCACACCGGAGCACATCAACTTCATGCTCAAGCACGGCCGCGGACTGGTCTGTGCGCCGGTCGCCCCGGAGATTACCGACCGCCTCAGCCTCGAACAGATGGTCCCTACCTCGGAGAACACCGAAGAGATGTCCACGCGCTTCACGGTCTCGGTCGACGCTGCTTCGACGGGGACTGGGATCTCGGCGTACGACCGCGCCGAGACGATCCAGGCCCTGGTCGATCCCGAGACCGAGCCGGCTGATCTCGACAAACCGGGGCACATCTTCCCCCTGGAGGCCAAATCCGACGGCGTCCTCGACCGGGAGGGGCACACCGAAGCGGCGGTCGACCTCGCGAGAATCGCCGGCTATCGGCCGGGCGGCGTGATCTGCGAGGTCGTCGACGACGACGGCACGATGGCCCGGGAGGACCGTCTCATGGAGTTTGCAGACGAACACGGGTTGCCGATCGTGACCGTCGCCGACGTCCTCGAATATCGCCACCTGACGGAGACGCTCGTCTCCCGGGAGGTCGACACTCGCCTGCCGACCGAGTTCGGCACCTTCGACATGTACGGGTACGACTACCGCGGGGAAACTCACGTCGCCCTGGTCAACTTCGAGGACGTCGATCCCGCGACCGACCGGCCGCTCGTCCGGATCCACTCGAAGTGTCTGACCGGCGACGCCTTGCACTCCCTGAAGTGCGATTGCGGGTTCCAGCTCGAAGAGACCATGCAGCGCATCAGCGAGGAGGGCGGCGTCCTGTTGTACCTCGATCAGGAGGGACGCGGGATCGGCCTGCTCAACAAGCTCAAAGCCTACGAGTTACAGGAGCACGGCTACGACACCGTCGAGGCTAACGTCGAACTCGGGTTCGAACCCGACGAACGCCGATTCGACGCTGCCGCCCAGATGCTCAGGGACATCGGGCTGGACCGCGTGCGCCTGCTGACGAACAACCCGCGGAAGGCCGCCGCGCTCGAGCGGTTCGACTTCGATGTCGAGATCGACGCCCTGCAGATCGAACCCAACCCCGAAAACGAGGCTTACCTCGAAACCAAAGCCGAAAAGCTCGATCACCAACTCGACGTATTCAACTCCGACTGA
- the ribE gene encoding 6,7-dimethyl-8-ribityllumazine synthase, giving the protein MTDYDVTELEGELDASGLTIGIVLSRFNDLITGKLLDGALDTLTRHGASEDDIDVARVPGSFEIPLVAKRMAESGDYDAVIALGAVIRGETPHFEYVSNEATKGVAKATLDTDVPISFGVLTTDTTEQAINRAGVKQGNKGSEAAESAIEMANLLGEF; this is encoded by the coding sequence ATGACAGACTACGACGTCACCGAACTGGAAGGCGAACTGGACGCGAGCGGACTGACCATCGGTATCGTCCTCAGCCGCTTCAACGACCTTATCACCGGAAAACTGCTCGACGGCGCGCTCGATACGCTCACCCGTCACGGCGCGAGTGAGGACGACATCGACGTGGCCCGGGTCCCGGGTTCCTTCGAGATCCCGCTCGTCGCAAAGCGAATGGCCGAAAGCGGCGACTACGACGCCGTCATCGCACTCGGTGCGGTCATCCGCGGCGAGACGCCACACTTCGAATACGTCTCCAACGAGGCGACCAAGGGGGTCGCCAAGGCGACCCTGGACACCGATGTCCCGATCTCCTTCGGCGTGCTCACGACCGACACGACCGAGCAAGCGATCAACCGCGCGGGCGTCAAGCAGGGAAACAAGGGCAGCGAGGCCGCCGAGAGCGCCATCGAGATGGCGAACCTCCTCGGCGAGTTCTGA
- a CDS encoding metal-dependent transcriptional regulator, protein MQTDVMEDYLKVIYRLEREDGTPVGTSAIADALDVTAPTATRMLEKLADEELIEREKYSGVELTEHGRAIALETVRHHRLLEAYLVEHLGYEWEEVHDEAERLEHHISESFEERIADLLGHPPVDPHGEPIPGVDLEPPAAADTRPLSACEAGETVVVATVRDRDEETLQYLAESGIVPGREVAVTDVTPVDVYVLEHDEGTQHLSAAVAESVYVETPPAEGESVPEEVPGL, encoded by the coding sequence ATGCAGACCGATGTCATGGAGGACTATCTCAAGGTAATCTATCGGCTCGAGCGCGAGGATGGCACGCCGGTCGGCACGTCGGCCATCGCCGACGCCCTGGACGTGACGGCCCCGACGGCCACACGGATGCTCGAAAAGCTGGCCGACGAGGAGTTGATCGAACGCGAGAAGTACAGCGGCGTCGAATTGACCGAGCACGGGCGGGCGATTGCACTCGAAACGGTTCGTCATCACCGACTGCTGGAGGCGTACCTCGTCGAACACCTCGGCTACGAGTGGGAGGAAGTCCACGACGAGGCCGAGCGGCTGGAACACCACATCAGCGAATCCTTCGAGGAGCGCATCGCCGACCTGCTGGGCCATCCACCGGTCGATCCCCACGGCGAGCCGATCCCGGGCGTGGATCTCGAACCGCCGGCCGCCGCCGACACCCGTCCGCTGTCGGCGTGTGAAGCCGGCGAAACAGTCGTGGTCGCGACCGTCCGGGACCGCGACGAGGAGACCCTGCAGTACCTGGCCGAGAGCGGGATCGTCCCCGGTCGGGAAGTGGCGGTGACCGATGTCACCCCCGTCGACGTCTACGTCCTCGAACACGACGAGGGGACCCAGCATCTCTCGGCAGCGGTCGCCGAGTCCGTCTACGTCGAGACGCCGCCTGCGGAAGGGGAGTCCGTGCCGGAGGAGGTGCCCGGACTATGA
- a CDS encoding TMEM165/GDT1 family protein: protein MTAYLEILVVAFGMQLAVLPGEKVQFIIAGLSTRYHPLVVVSAAGTAFAGWTALEIGFGNALQNALPEIYLTAFTAGLFVLFAALMIRSAPDPSDSTAETDGGVTEPVGELDVSLFGYKVPALLGGWLPIFAMMAAGEFGDKTQLVTIGLAADYGATSAIWVGEMLAIIPISLLNAYFFHRFAHMVNLRKAHFGGAALFGFFAADNVLKIVAGFSLWEAIITTVSTAVLAAM, encoded by the coding sequence ATGACGGCGTACCTTGAGATCCTCGTCGTCGCGTTCGGCATGCAACTGGCTGTGCTCCCGGGCGAGAAGGTCCAGTTCATCATCGCCGGCCTCTCGACGCGATACCATCCGCTGGTCGTCGTCTCGGCCGCCGGGACCGCCTTCGCCGGGTGGACCGCCCTGGAGATCGGTTTCGGCAACGCGCTCCAGAACGCGCTTCCCGAGATATATCTCACCGCGTTCACGGCCGGACTGTTCGTGCTGTTCGCTGCGCTGATGATCCGGTCGGCCCCCGACCCCAGTGACTCGACGGCCGAGACCGACGGTGGCGTCACAGAACCGGTCGGTGAACTCGACGTCTCGCTTTTCGGTTACAAGGTACCGGCGTTGCTCGGCGGGTGGCTTCCGATCTTCGCGATGATGGCCGCCGGCGAGTTCGGCGACAAGACCCAGCTCGTGACCATCGGGCTGGCAGCCGACTACGGCGCGACCTCGGCGATCTGGGTCGGGGAGATGTTGGCGATCATCCCGATCAGTCTGCTGAACGCGTACTTCTTCCACCGGTTTGCCCATATGGTCAATCTCCGGAAAGCACACTTCGGCGGCGCGGCGCTGTTTGGCTTTTTCGCCGCGGACAACGTCCTGAAGATCGTGGCCGGCTTCTCGCTGTGGGAAGCGATCATCACGACGGTCTCGACGGCCGTGCTGGCGGCAATGTGA
- a CDS encoding metal-dependent transcriptional regulator: MTQTGTDATDVSLEELSRSVTRTGGKYLCGLLQCSLADREQVATGDLAEYLDVSRASVTEMVEKFGDGDLVDHEHYKGTTLTNTGETLARHLQWRRCVTEQFFETELDLDVDVDNAYRIGFELPDAGANRLAELVDHPCDRTCQATEPDECANLTIGSA, encoded by the coding sequence ATGACTCAGACCGGAACCGACGCGACGGACGTATCGCTCGAAGAACTCTCCCGTTCGGTCACGCGGACCGGCGGCAAGTACCTCTGTGGCCTGCTGCAGTGTTCGCTGGCTGATCGTGAACAGGTCGCGACTGGCGATCTCGCCGAATACCTCGACGTGAGCCGGGCAAGCGTCACCGAGATGGTCGAAAAGTTCGGCGATGGCGACCTCGTCGATCACGAACACTACAAGGGAACAACGTTGACCAATACGGGGGAAACTCTCGCGCGCCACCTACAGTGGCGACGCTGTGTAACAGAACAGTTTTTCGAGACCGAACTTGACCTCGACGTCGATGTCGACAACGCCTACCGAATCGGGTTCGAACTCCCCGACGCCGGTGCCAACCGGCTTGCCGAGTTAGTCGACCATCCCTGCGATCGGACATGCCAGGCGACCGAACCCGACGAGTGTGCCAATCTCACGATCGGGTCGGCGTGA
- a CDS encoding CBS domain-containing protein has product MIRARDVMTDAVETVAPDDEISDVLTRLARADFNGFPVVEDGAVVGVVTEEDLVDMFQPSNRVLWIPIGFPPFLESRTYGFDLSWDDLDVGIDMVKSARKPVSTVMTEDVVTVDPDADLDDLLGLLADTSRNINRLPVLEDGELVGIVTRQDILTALDDERNER; this is encoded by the coding sequence ATGATCCGTGCCCGCGACGTGATGACCGACGCTGTCGAGACGGTCGCCCCCGACGACGAGATCAGCGACGTCCTGACCCGACTGGCCCGCGCCGACTTCAACGGGTTTCCGGTCGTCGAGGACGGGGCCGTCGTCGGCGTCGTCACCGAGGAGGACCTCGTCGACATGTTCCAGCCCTCGAATCGAGTATTGTGGATCCCGATCGGGTTCCCGCCGTTCCTGGAGAGTCGGACCTACGGCTTCGATCTGTCGTGGGACGACCTCGACGTCGGCATCGACATGGTCAAAAGCGCCCGCAAACCGGTCAGCACGGTCATGACCGAAGACGTGGTGACCGTCGACCCCGACGCGGATCTTGATGACCTCCTGGGGCTGTTGGCCGACACATCCCGGAACATCAACCGGCTGCCGGTCCTCGAAGACGGCGAACTGGTCGGGATCGTGACTCGCCAGGACATCCTCACGGCGCTTGACGACGAGCGAAACGAGCGCTGA
- a CDS encoding DUF502 domain-containing protein, whose amino-acid sequence MASTWKRDFASGLIVITPLLVTVIVLLWLYNRLEGIPLPIEPAPLRVVLTIVVFVLLVFAVGYLMRTAVGSILEDAIDDLMNQLPGLRVVYNASKMAAETALSGTDELQAPVKLEVWDGMRMTAFLTGKTTEDGRDVLFLPTAPNITTGFVVEVEPERYTEVDERVEDALTRILSAGFGESDEKSIQVDVEDVVSEVGESDGGEGDAD is encoded by the coding sequence ATGGCCTCGACGTGGAAGCGTGACTTCGCCAGCGGACTGATCGTCATCACGCCGCTTTTGGTCACCGTGATCGTCCTGCTGTGGCTGTACAATCGGCTCGAAGGGATCCCACTGCCGATCGAGCCTGCGCCACTCCGGGTCGTGCTGACGATCGTCGTGTTCGTCCTGCTGGTGTTCGCCGTCGGGTACCTGATGCGGACCGCTGTCGGATCGATTCTCGAGGACGCGATCGACGACCTCATGAACCAGCTGCCGGGGTTGCGCGTGGTCTACAACGCTTCGAAGATGGCAGCCGAAACTGCGCTCTCGGGCACCGACGAACTCCAGGCACCCGTCAAGCTCGAAGTCTGGGACGGGATGCGGATGACCGCGTTCCTGACCGGCAAAACTACCGAAGACGGGCGCGACGTCCTCTTTTTGCCGACGGCACCCAACATCACGACGGGGTTCGTCGTCGAGGTCGAGCCCGAGCGATACACGGAGGTCGACGAGCGTGTCGAGGACGCGCTGACCCGGATTCTCAGTGCCGGCTTCGGTGAAAGCGACGAAAAATCGATTCAGGTCGACGTCGAGGACGTCGTCAGTGAGGTTGGAGAGAGTGACGGCGGAGAGGGCGACGCCGACTGA
- a CDS encoding branched-chain amino acid transaminase, with amino-acid sequence MSFEDMDVGTIWMDGEFVDWEDAQVHVLTHGLHYGTGVFEGVRSYDTDNGAAIFRWDEHLDRLYQSAKPYGMEIPFDREELTEATLELIEREDLPSCYIRPIAFYGYDMLGLNPGDAPVKVAIAVWPWGAYLGEEALEEGVDVAISSWRKFASSQIPTNAKTTGPYVNSVLASLEAEENGYTEAILLNKEGQVAEGPGENLFLVRDGEIHTPGLAESNLDGITRQTVIDLAEERGYTVHADATISRGELYTADELFFSGTAAEVTPIRSVDDTEIGPGTKGPVTDEIQQAFFDVVESGDREEWFTYV; translated from the coding sequence ATGAGTTTCGAGGACATGGACGTCGGGACGATCTGGATGGACGGTGAATTCGTCGACTGGGAGGACGCGCAAGTGCACGTCCTCACGCACGGACTCCACTACGGGACGGGCGTCTTCGAGGGTGTCCGGAGCTACGACACCGACAACGGCGCGGCGATCTTCAGGTGGGACGAGCACCTCGATCGGCTCTATCAGTCGGCCAAACCCTACGGGATGGAGATCCCCTTCGACCGCGAGGAACTCACCGAGGCCACGCTCGAACTCATCGAGCGCGAGGACCTGCCCTCCTGTTACATCCGCCCGATCGCCTTCTACGGCTACGACATGCTCGGGCTGAACCCCGGTGACGCCCCCGTGAAGGTCGCCATCGCCGTCTGGCCGTGGGGCGCGTACCTGGGTGAAGAGGCACTCGAAGAAGGCGTCGACGTGGCGATCTCCTCCTGGCGGAAGTTCGCCTCCAGCCAGATCCCGACCAACGCAAAGACCACCGGGCCGTACGTCAACAGCGTGCTGGCGAGCTTAGAGGCCGAGGAGAACGGCTACACCGAGGCCATTCTCCTCAACAAGGAGGGGCAGGTCGCCGAAGGCCCTGGCGAGAATCTCTTCCTCGTTCGGGACGGCGAGATTCACACGCCCGGTCTCGCCGAGTCGAACCTCGACGGCATCACGCGCCAGACGGTGATCGACCTCGCCGAGGAGCGGGGCTATACGGTCCACGCCGACGCGACCATCTCCCGGGGCGAACTCTACACCGCCGACGAGCTGTTCTTCTCGGGGACGGCGGCGGAGGTCACGCCGATCCGGAGCGTCGACGACACTGAGATCGGCCCGGGCACGAAAGGCCCGGTCACCGACGAGATCCAGCAGGCGTTCTTCGACGTCGTCGAGTCCGGCGACCGCGAGGAGTGGTTCACGTACGTCTGA
- a CDS encoding CTP-dependent riboflavin kinase, whose translation MADLPDESIGYAELATLKLLALAGAVDGDAKITGSGLASKLDASTQTASRRLQRLEDADLVAREIVSDGQWVRVTDDGERLLQEEYAEYQRIFEHGIGVTLSGSVESGMGEGRHYVSLSGYHRQFVDKLGYEPYPGTFNLTLDDRSARARARMNALDPVQIDGWEDGDRTYGPAYCYPITLESDTATYEGAHVVSPERTHYDDAELEIIAPDQLRTELGVEDGDVVTVHVHER comes from the coding sequence ATGGCAGACCTCCCGGACGAGTCGATCGGATACGCCGAACTGGCGACGCTGAAACTGCTGGCGCTGGCCGGCGCGGTCGACGGCGACGCCAAGATCACCGGCTCCGGCCTCGCGTCGAAACTCGACGCCTCCACCCAGACCGCCTCGCGCCGCCTCCAGCGCCTGGAGGACGCCGATCTGGTCGCCCGGGAGATCGTCAGCGACGGCCAGTGGGTCCGGGTCACCGACGACGGCGAGCGCCTCCTCCAGGAGGAGTACGCCGAGTACCAGCGCATCTTCGAGCACGGCATCGGCGTCACGCTGTCGGGCTCAGTCGAGAGTGGCATGGGCGAGGGTCGCCATTACGTCTCGCTGTCGGGGTATCATAGACAGTTCGTCGACAAACTCGGGTACGAGCCATATCCTGGCACCTTCAACCTCACGCTGGACGACCGGAGTGCCCGCGCCCGGGCGCGGATGAACGCCCTCGATCCGGTCCAGATCGATGGCTGGGAAGACGGCGACCGGACCTATGGCCCGGCGTACTGCTACCCGATCACCCTCGAAAGCGATACCGCCACCTACGAGGGTGCTCACGTCGTCTCGCCCGAGCGGACGCATTACGACGACGCCGAACTGGAGATCATCGCCCCCGATCAACTCAGGACGGAACTCGGCGTCGAGGACGGCGATGTCGTGACGGTCCACGTTCACGAGCGGTGA
- the twy1 gene encoding 4-demethylwyosine synthase TYW1, with protein MTDDARQVTDPDYHSEGHTAAQTCGWTDNALQGEGRCYKYAFYGIRSHRCIQMTPVVRCNERCVFCWRDHAGHTYELDDVAWDDPEAVVDASIDLQRKLLSGYGGNDDVPRERFEEAMEPRHVAISLDGEPTLYPHLPELIEAFHDRGITTFLVSNGTDPEMLAECDPTQLYVSVDAADRRTFDDVVKAVEDDAWERLIDTLDVLAAKDDTRTVLRTTLIDGYNMHRPAWYAAMADRADVDFYELKAYMHVGHSRGRLDRTAMPDHDDVVAFTEAVGEFLPDHDVIKESTDSRVAMLAREEDTWVEKLAPDSDFWDEGATADWTPKGGRS; from the coding sequence ATGACTGACGACGCCCGCCAGGTCACCGATCCCGACTACCACAGCGAGGGCCACACCGCGGCCCAGACCTGCGGGTGGACCGACAACGCACTCCAGGGCGAGGGCCGGTGCTACAAGTACGCGTTCTACGGCATTCGATCGCATCGCTGCATCCAGATGACGCCCGTCGTCCGGTGTAACGAGCGCTGTGTCTTCTGCTGGCGGGATCACGCCGGCCACACCTACGAACTCGACGACGTCGCTTGGGACGATCCCGAGGCGGTCGTCGACGCCTCGATCGACCTCCAGCGCAAGCTCCTCTCGGGCTACGGCGGCAACGACGACGTTCCGCGCGAGCGCTTCGAGGAGGCCATGGAACCCCGCCACGTTGCAATTTCCCTCGACGGCGAGCCCACCTTGTACCCCCACCTGCCCGAACTCATCGAGGCCTTTCACGATCGCGGGATCACGACCTTCCTCGTCTCGAACGGAACGGACCCGGAGATGCTGGCGGAGTGTGATCCCACCCAGCTGTACGTCTCGGTCGACGCCGCGGACCGCCGGACGTTCGACGACGTCGTCAAGGCGGTTGAGGACGACGCCTGGGAGCGATTGATCGATACGCTGGACGTCCTCGCCGCGAAGGACGACACCCGGACGGTCCTCCGGACGACGCTGATCGACGGCTACAACATGCATCGGCCGGCGTGGTACGCCGCGATGGCGGATCGCGCGGACGTCGACTTCTACGAGTTGAAGGCCTACATGCACGTCGGCCACTCCCGTGGTCGGCTGGACCGCACGGCGATGCCCGACCACGACGACGTGGTGGCCTTCACGGAAGCTGTCGGCGAGTTCCTGCCCGATCACGACGTCATCAAGGAGTCGACGGACTCCCGTGTCGCGATGCTCGCCCGGGAGGAGGACACCTGGGTCGAGAAACTCGCGCCCGACAGCGACTTCTGGGACGAAGGGGCGACGGCCGACTGGACACCGAAGGGCGGCCGGTCGTGA
- a CDS encoding type II toxin-antitoxin system PemK/MazF family toxin, which yields MTDKEAAPIFERGDVVFGDDPFKGDEAARPWLVLSNHEGRPFHGEQYIAVTLTTKSWLDGLIEIPEDSWIRGGTPETSRIVPWGVQSIDSEDIDFWQGRLESGIVDEAVTALVDELQ from the coding sequence GTGACTGATAAGGAAGCCGCCCCGATCTTCGAGCGGGGCGACGTCGTCTTCGGTGACGATCCGTTCAAGGGCGACGAAGCTGCTCGTCCGTGGCTCGTTCTCTCCAATCACGAGGGACGGCCGTTCCACGGCGAGCAGTACATCGCGGTGACGCTGACCACGAAATCCTGGCTGGACGGACTTATCGAGATCCCCGAGGACAGTTGGATTCGTGGCGGGACACCGGAGACGAGTCGGATCGTCCCGTGGGGCGTCCAATCGATCGACAGTGAGGACATCGACTTCTGGCAGGGCCGTCTGGAGAGCGGTATCGTCGACGAAGCGGTCACGGCGCTCGTCGACGAACTCCAGTAA
- a CDS encoding helix-turn-helix domain-containing protein: MSIDRETFENTREEELEGLSAPDQVLGFLAAHEDRAFEAQEIASQTGIEKGAVSTALSRLKDRDLVEHKATYWAVTDDADRLDGYSGYERATALFNEQFGAEEKDAWREHAPSESHPSTESEQ; the protein is encoded by the coding sequence ATGTCCATCGATCGGGAAACCTTCGAGAACACACGCGAGGAGGAACTCGAGGGGCTCTCCGCCCCCGATCAGGTCTTGGGATTCCTCGCTGCGCACGAGGACCGTGCGTTCGAGGCCCAGGAGATCGCTTCTCAAACGGGGATCGAAAAAGGCGCAGTCAGCACTGCGCTGTCGCGATTGAAGGACCGCGATCTCGTCGAACACAAGGCGACGTACTGGGCGGTGACCGACGATGCCGATCGACTTGACGGGTACAGTGGCTACGAGCGAGCGACTGCCCTGTTCAACGAGCAATTCGGTGCGGAGGAGAAGGATGCATGGCGCGAGCACGCCCCCAGCGAATCCCATCCGAGCACGGAGAGCGAGCAGTGA
- a CDS encoding DUF5615 family PIN-like protein, which produces MDFAGVAGRSIPREKGTLGEPDREQLRYAVENDWLLLTFDDDFLSLVKGEGLEHTGIIYVRQAGRQIGDVVKVVDEHLQHRSDDDQSIQYL; this is translated from the coding sequence ATGGACTTCGCCGGCGTGGCTGGACGATCCATACCGCGAGAGAAGGGAACGCTCGGTGAACCTGACCGTGAACAACTGCGATACGCCGTCGAGAACGACTGGCTCCTGTTGACTTTCGACGACGACTTTCTCTCACTCGTCAAGGGCGAAGGACTGGAGCACACTGGAATAATTTACGTCAGACAGGCTGGACGACAGATCGGAGACGTGGTGAAAGTCGTCGACGAGCACTTACAACACCGCTCTGACGACGATCAATCGATTCAGTATCTGTAG
- a CDS encoding DUF433 domain-containing protein codes for MGIVRDPDHSDGTPTVEGTGIRVKDIASAYEHSGYDPDEITQLYPDLTLADVHRALAYYYDHIEDFRSPSSEPTPA; via the coding sequence ATGGGAATCGTTCGAGACCCCGACCACAGTGATGGCACGCCGACGGTCGAGGGAACAGGGATCCGGGTGAAGGATATCGCCTCGGCGTACGAACACAGCGGCTACGATCCGGACGAGATCACGCAACTGTATCCCGATCTCACGCTCGCGGACGTCCACCGAGCGCTGGCGTACTATTACGACCACATCGAGGACTTCCGATCGCCGTCCTCGGAGCCGACCCCGGCATGA
- a CDS encoding NAD(P)-dependent alcohol dehydrogenase: MQTAVLTEDLEFEFEERERPTPASDEVLVEMTDVGICKSDVHYWEHGRIGDYVVEDPLLLGHESAGVIAAVGDDVEGIDVGDRVALEPGIVCGTCEHCRRGEYNLCPNVDFMATPPFDGAFAEYVAWPANLAHVLPDSVSQVEGALCEPFAVGLHATRRGSVGHGDTVAILGGGTVGSVTMEAARAAGATDIIVGDIVDSKLERAEEHGADATVNVREGDFAATVEEYTDGRGADVVFEATDSEPDVEALIDAARRGGTVVMIGLADEATVEVDALEIITNELDVLGSFRDANRYGPAIDLLAEGAAEIEWIADFTEPLANVREAFERAHDDDDAIKGMISIGE, translated from the coding sequence CGAGTTCGAGTTCGAGGAGCGCGAGCGACCGACGCCGGCGAGCGACGAGGTGCTCGTCGAGATGACCGACGTCGGCATCTGCAAGTCCGACGTCCACTACTGGGAGCACGGCAGGATCGGCGACTACGTCGTCGAGGACCCGCTCCTGCTTGGCCACGAGAGCGCGGGCGTCATTGCCGCGGTCGGCGACGACGTCGAGGGAATCGACGTCGGCGACCGCGTCGCACTCGAACCGGGCATCGTCTGTGGCACGTGCGAGCACTGTCGCCGCGGGGAGTACAACCTCTGTCCGAACGTCGACTTCATGGCCACGCCGCCCTTTGACGGCGCGTTCGCGGAGTACGTCGCTTGGCCGGCGAACCTCGCCCACGTTCTCCCCGACAGCGTCTCCCAGGTCGAGGGCGCGCTGTGTGAACCCTTCGCGGTCGGCCTCCACGCGACCCGCCGGGGGAGCGTCGGCCACGGCGACACCGTCGCGATCCTGGGCGGCGGGACCGTCGGCTCGGTCACGATGGAGGCTGCCAGGGCGGCGGGCGCGACCGATATCATCGTCGGCGACATCGTCGACAGCAAACTCGAACGCGCCGAAGAACACGGCGCGGACGCAACGGTCAACGTCCGCGAGGGCGACTTCGCCGCGACCGTCGAGGAATACACCGACGGCCGGGGTGCCGACGTGGTCTTCGAGGCGACCGACTCAGAACCCGACGTCGAGGCGCTGATCGACGCGGCCCGTCGCGGCGGCACGGTCGTCATGATCGGCCTGGCCGACGAGGCGACGGTGGAGGTCGACGCCTTAGAGATCATCACCAACGAACTCGACGTGCTGGGTTCGTTCCGGGACGCCAACCGCTATGGCCCGGCGATCGACCTGCTGGCCGAGGGTGCCGCCGAGATCGAGTGGATCGCCGACTTCACCGAACCGCTTGCCAACGTCAGGGAAGCCTTCGAGCGCGCCCACGATGACGACGACGCGATCAAGGGCATGATCTCGATCGGGGAGTAG